In Candidatus Effluviviaceae Genus V sp., the following are encoded in one genomic region:
- the rplK gene encoding 50S ribosomal protein L11: MAKKVIGTVKLQIPAGQATSAPPVGPALGPYGIDIGGFCKQFNAKTKGDPGMIIPVVLTIYQDRTFSFITKTPPASVLLKKAAGLAKGSGEPNREKVGKVTRAQLLEIVKLKAPDLNAADDEAAMKLIAGTARSMGIEVVG; encoded by the coding sequence ATGGCGAAGAAGGTCATCGGCACCGTCAAGCTCCAGATCCCCGCGGGGCAGGCCACGTCGGCGCCCCCGGTCGGTCCGGCGCTCGGTCCGTACGGGATCGACATCGGCGGCTTCTGCAAGCAGTTCAACGCGAAGACGAAGGGCGACCCCGGGATGATCATCCCGGTCGTCCTCACGATCTACCAGGACCGGACCTTCAGCTTCATCACGAAGACCCCGCCCGCCTCGGTCCTTCTGAAGAAGGCCGCCGGGCTGGCGAAGGGCTCGGGTGAGCCGAACAGGGAGAAGGTCGGCAAGGTGACGCGGGCGCAGCTCCTGGAGATCGTGAAGCTCAAGGCGCCCGACCTCAACGCGGCCGACGACGAGGCGGCGATGAAGCTGATCGCCGGCACGGCCCGGAGCATGGGCATCGAGGTGGTCGGATAG
- the nusG gene encoding transcription termination/antitermination factor NusG yields MRWYAVHTYSGHEFKVRDKIEQAIEQSRLDDQFGKIIIATEEFVEMKDGKRRTSERKLFPGYLLIEMDMNDQTRFLVTNTPGVSAFIGTTSGPQPLEQSDIDRILGRIEKKPSKERPEIPYQVGDQVRVIDGPFTGFSGLIDEVDAERGKVKVMVSIFGRATPVELDFLQVEAT; encoded by the coding sequence ATGCGCTGGTACGCCGTGCATACGTACTCGGGCCACGAGTTCAAGGTCCGCGACAAGATCGAACAGGCGATCGAGCAGTCCCGGCTGGACGACCAGTTCGGGAAGATCATCATCGCCACGGAGGAGTTCGTCGAGATGAAGGACGGGAAGCGCCGGACGTCGGAGCGAAAGCTCTTCCCGGGCTACCTCCTCATCGAGATGGACATGAACGATCAGACGCGGTTCCTCGTGACGAACACACCCGGCGTCTCGGCGTTCATCGGGACGACGTCCGGACCGCAGCCGCTCGAGCAGTCGGACATCGACCGGATCCTCGGTCGCATCGAGAAGAAGCCGTCGAAGGAGCGGCCCGAGATCCCGTATCAGGTCGGGGATCAGGTTCGCGTCATCGACGGTCCCTTCACGGGCTTCTCGGGGCTCATCGACGAGGTCGACGCCGAGCGCGGCAAGGTCAAGGTGATGGTCTCGATCTTCGGGCGCGCGACGCCCGTGGAGCTGGACTTCCTTCAGGTCGAAGCGACGTAG